A window of Chitinophagaceae bacterium contains these coding sequences:
- a CDS encoding zinc dependent phospholipase C family protein gives MFVFQRVLLFFLIFTFIYPFSIHSWGFLGHRTINRIAVFCLPPEMSIFFKKHIDYITDNAVAPDKRRHLDEEEAPRHYIDLNEYGDSASVILPKNWNRAVEKYTEEALKKHGIVPWHIIFMKYQLTNAFQKKDMKRILRISADIGHYIADANVPLHTTSNYNGQLTGQLGIHGFWESRIPELFLEDYDFFVGKAVYIPNVETEVWKCIFQTHSMVDSVLSFEKILSQQFPPDEKMEIVARGNTMVQTYSYDYSKKYQNVLNGQIERQLRRSIQMVSNIWYTAWIDAGQPTLDNFIIQKENNILEVTDTTKNKNQLQIREHE, from the coding sequence ATGTTTGTTTTCCAAAGAGTTTTATTATTTTTTCTTATTTTTACATTTATATATCCTTTTAGCATACATTCCTGGGGGTTTCTGGGGCACAGGACTATAAATCGTATAGCCGTTTTTTGTCTCCCTCCCGAAATGAGTATTTTCTTTAAAAAACATATTGACTACATTACAGATAATGCTGTTGCTCCTGATAAAAGAAGACATTTAGATGAAGAAGAAGCTCCTCGACACTATATAGATCTCAATGAATATGGAGATAGTGCTTCTGTTATACTCCCCAAAAACTGGAATAGAGCAGTGGAAAAATACACCGAAGAAGCATTAAAAAAACATGGTATTGTGCCTTGGCATATTATTTTTATGAAATACCAGCTTACCAATGCCTTTCAAAAAAAAGATATGAAAAGAATTCTAAGAATATCTGCTGATATAGGACATTACATAGCTGATGCAAATGTTCCGCTCCACACCACATCAAATTATAATGGACAGTTGACAGGTCAATTGGGAATACATGGTTTTTGGGAATCTCGAATACCAGAGTTATTTTTAGAGGATTATGATTTTTTTGTAGGAAAAGCAGTTTATATACCAAATGTAGAAACAGAAGTTTGGAAGTGTATATTTCAAACCCATTCTATGGTGGATTCTGTTTTGTCTTTTGAAAAAATACTTTCTCAACAATTTCCGCCCGATGAAAAAATGGAAATAGTAGCAAGAGGGAATACTATGGTACAAACCTATTCTTACGACTATTCCAAAAAATATCAAAATGTTTTGAATGGGCAAATAGAAAGACAACTACGAAGGTCTATTCAGATGGTAAGTAATATTTGGTATACTGCTTGGATTGATGCAGGCCAGCCAACTTTAGATAATTTTATAATCCAAAAGGAAAACAATATATTAGAAGTAACAGATACCACAAAAAATAAAAATCAACTACAAATACGAGAACATGAATAA
- a CDS encoding TolC family protein, whose product MNKLLLVQTVSLFFFIHSFFVKAQKITLAEAIHVAMQNNLEIKNEQLYIDKSKKLISTAFNIPSTHISLDIGNVNGALLDNRWSIQQSFSSPLLYGKQKKILKQNWKIATFNKTLKELEIKKNVTQIFYTLVCLEEKRKILTLLDSIHKKFISKINLLSAEGETDILAKLYSENERTTLLIKLNNLEQETSIAKKIFKTLLYTESELEPIVDNLKIETSFSKDDPTIENHISLQVKEEEKKIASMNSSLEKIKLFPEFSLAYFNGTFQGFAADNKEYTLQDRFQSVQIGIDFPLFFITNKKNIEVSYLHQKISQNNYLLQKQILKTQWTYTYEQYKKNKELLEYFEKITLPNIIIIESIAEKKFSVGEYLEWFNHINQVASIKISYIDIIKSLNENSIELEYLLEKK is encoded by the coding sequence ATGAATAAATTATTGTTAGTACAGACAGTCAGTTTGTTTTTTTTTATACATTCCTTTTTTGTAAAAGCACAAAAAATAACTCTTGCTGAAGCAATTCATGTTGCGATGCAGAATAATTTAGAAATAAAAAACGAACAATTATATATAGATAAGAGTAAAAAATTAATTTCTACGGCTTTTAACATACCTTCTACCCATATAAGTTTAGATATAGGAAATGTAAATGGTGCTTTGTTAGATAATAGATGGAGTATTCAACAATCTTTTTCCTCTCCGCTGTTATACGGAAAGCAAAAAAAAATCTTAAAACAAAATTGGAAAATTGCTACCTTTAACAAAACTCTCAAAGAATTAGAGATTAAAAAAAATGTAACTCAAATATTTTATACTCTTGTTTGTTTGGAAGAAAAAAGAAAGATACTTACTCTATTGGATAGCATTCACAAAAAATTTATTTCCAAAATAAACCTGCTTTCTGCCGAAGGGGAAACAGACATATTAGCAAAACTCTACTCCGAAAATGAAAGAACCACTCTGCTCATAAAGCTCAATAACCTCGAACAAGAAACAAGTATAGCCAAAAAAATATTCAAAACCCTGCTCTATACAGAATCGGAATTAGAACCTATAGTGGATAATTTGAAAATAGAAACCTCTTTTAGCAAGGATGATCCCACTATTGAAAATCATATATCTCTTCAAGTAAAAGAAGAAGAAAAAAAAATAGCTTCTATGAATAGTAGTTTAGAAAAAATAAAATTATTTCCGGAATTTAGTTTGGCTTATTTTAATGGCACCTTTCAAGGGTTTGCAGCTGATAATAAAGAATATACTTTACAAGATAGATTTCAATCTGTGCAGATTGGAATAGATTTTCCTCTTTTTTTTATAACGAATAAAAAAAATATAGAAGTGTCTTACCTTCATCAAAAAATATCTCAAAATAATTATTTATTGCAAAAACAAATACTCAAAACCCAATGGACATATACTTATGAGCAGTATAAAAAGAATAAAGAACTCTTGGAATATTTTGAGAAAATAACTCTTCCTAATATCATAATTATAGAATCCATTGCAGAGAAAAAGTTTTCTGTCGGCGAGTATTTGGAATGGTTTAACCATATTAATCAAGTAGCATCTATAAAAATATCTTACATAGATATCATAAAATCTCTCAATGAAAATAGTATTGAATTAGAATATTTACTAGAAAAAAAATAA
- a CDS encoding 1-acyl-sn-glycerol-3-phosphate acyltransferase codes for MKRTIYQFIFSAWGWKIEGDVATMKAEKKYIAVVAPHTSSWDFIVGVLVRSILQLDIRFIGKKELFTFPLGILMRWMGGYPVDRKKDNNLVETISNIFLEKEEFAIALSPEGTRKKVTSLKTGFWYIAKKANIPIIAVGFDYKTKTILIHSPIMPTDLEENLQIMMRFYKTITGKNKENDLR; via the coding sequence ATGAAAAGAACTATTTATCAGTTTATTTTTAGTGCGTGGGGATGGAAAATAGAGGGTGATGTGGCTACTATGAAAGCGGAAAAGAAATATATAGCAGTAGTAGCCCCTCACACCAGTAGTTGGGATTTTATTGTAGGGGTATTAGTCCGCTCTATTTTACAATTAGACATACGATTTATTGGGAAGAAAGAACTTTTTACCTTCCCCTTAGGAATACTTATGCGCTGGATGGGAGGATATCCCGTAGACAGGAAAAAAGATAATAATTTAGTAGAAACAATATCCAATATTTTTTTAGAAAAAGAAGAATTTGCTATTGCACTTTCTCCCGAAGGCACCAGAAAAAAAGTAACCTCCCTTAAAACAGGGTTTTGGTATATTGCTAAAAAAGCAAATATCCCTATTATTGCTGTGGGGTTTGATTATAAAACAAAAACAATTCTCATCCACTCCCCTATTATGCCAACAGATTTGGAAGAAAACCTTCAAATAATGATGCGTTTCTATAAAACTATAACAGGAAAAAATAAAGAAAATGACTTACGTTAA
- a CDS encoding SUMF1/EgtB/PvdO family nonheme iron enzyme, producing MKIHYRKVFARIVIIGGMIILNACEPKETFGSLSGRVTDTKTNDPVPGVIINISSNGSRNTTSDSDGSYSFGELPTGNYEISTIKAGYLNYRTPRPIEINGQTIKRDIQLEVPFISLSPTTYNAPSTQGATNIAITSNTAWNTVSSEPSWLTTTKTGTGNGTLEVTYTANAITNTRTGIITVQAADAVSQIFTLRQEGIAPFLTINNPNIQVPSSAGQTSLSIMSNINWTAMKTAEWISTITPETGTGNTQMSITTLENTTGSTRTGTITFSGTGVTNKIVNITQTTLLPTLAVSPSTQNVPHTATTTSFSVTSNTAWLAMSNQTWATIPQNTSNGNGTLIVALSINTASVSRTATITVSTTGVQNKNVTITQAEFLNCTYSLSPSSNSYSAIATTGTFNLTASANSGCTPWTASASPSWITITSATLGTGSTTVNFSLSANTSSSARTGTINVAGQTFTITQAGEVVCSYSLSPSSNSYSAIATTGTFNLTASANSGCTPWTASASPSWITITSATLGTGSTTVNFSLSANTSSSARTGTINVAGQTFTITQSVSSGNNPSTKTITAGGVSFTVNLIPAGTFTMGCVEGRDAGTGKANTSCPSDQLPTTNVTLTRDFYMMTTEVTQTLWKAVMNNTNPSSFPNCGTCPVETVSWTDVHTFIAALNTATGMTFRLPTEAEWEYAARGGQNFQYAGSDNITDVSWYGVNSSNTTHPVAQKVPNGYGLYDMTGNVWEWCSDWYGDYSGSAVSDPTGPSSSSSRVMRGGSWNRDASNCAVSVRYFISPSFRNFNIGFRLTYSL from the coding sequence ATGAAAATACATTATAGAAAAGTTTTTGCAAGGATAGTAATCATAGGAGGAATGATAATACTGAATGCATGCGAACCAAAGGAAACTTTTGGTTCACTGAGCGGAAGGGTAACAGATACGAAAACAAATGATCCCGTCCCCGGAGTTATTATAAATATATCAAGTAATGGAAGCCGAAACACTACTTCAGATTCTGATGGCTCTTATAGTTTTGGAGAATTGCCAACGGGTAATTATGAAATCTCTACTATCAAAGCGGGATATCTCAATTATAGAACCCCAAGACCTATAGAAATAAATGGACAAACTATAAAAAGAGATATTCAATTAGAAGTTCCTTTTATATCTCTTAGTCCTACTACCTATAATGCTCCCTCTACACAAGGGGCAACCAATATAGCAATTACATCTAACACTGCATGGAATACTGTTTCGAGTGAACCTTCATGGCTTACTACTACTAAAACAGGAACAGGAAATGGAACACTTGAAGTGACTTATACGGCAAATGCCATTACGAATACTCGTACAGGAATTATTACCGTGCAGGCAGCAGATGCTGTATCCCAAATATTTACTCTGAGGCAAGAAGGAATTGCTCCTTTTTTGACAATCAATAACCCAAATATACAAGTGCCTAGCTCCGCAGGGCAAACTTCTTTATCCATAATGTCAAATATAAACTGGACTGCTATGAAAACTGCAGAATGGATATCTACTATAACTCCCGAAACAGGAACGGGGAATACACAAATGAGCATTACCACATTAGAAAATACCACAGGAAGTACAAGAACAGGAACAATAACATTCTCAGGAACAGGGGTAACAAATAAAATAGTGAACATTACCCAAACTACACTTCTCCCTACCCTTGCTGTATCCCCATCTACACAAAATGTACCTCATACTGCCACTACTACTTCTTTTTCTGTCACTTCAAACACCGCATGGTTAGCTATGAGTAATCAGACCTGGGCTACCATTCCTCAAAACACATCCAATGGAAATGGAACTCTTATAGTAGCATTATCCATCAATACCGCTTCTGTATCTCGAACCGCTACCATTACTGTATCTACAACAGGTGTTCAAAATAAAAATGTTACCATTACTCAAGCAGAATTTCTCAACTGCACATATTCTCTCTCCCCTTCGAGTAATTCGTATAGTGCGATTGCTACTACAGGAACTTTTAATCTTACTGCATCAGCAAATTCAGGATGCACTCCTTGGACTGCTTCAGCTTCTCCAAGTTGGATAACTATTACTTCTGCTACTTTGGGAACTGGATCGACAACGGTGAATTTTTCACTCTCTGCCAATACTTCCTCCAGTGCAAGAACAGGAACTATTAATGTAGCAGGACAAACTTTTACCATTACACAGGCAGGAGAAGTTGTTTGTAGTTATTCTCTCTCCCCTTCGAGTAATTCGTATAGTGCGATTGCTACTACAGGAACTTTTAATCTTACTGCATCAGCAAATTCAGGATGCACTCCTTGGACTGCTTCAGCTTCTCCAAGTTGGATAACTATTACTTCTGCTACTTTGGGAACTGGATCGACAACGGTGAATTTTTCACTCTCTGCCAATACTTCCTCCAGTGCAAGAACAGGAACTATTAATGTAGCAGGACAAACTTTTACCATTACACAATCAGTATCATCGGGAAATAATCCTTCTACCAAAACAATTACTGCAGGTGGAGTTTCTTTTACTGTGAACCTCATACCCGCTGGAACCTTTACCATGGGATGTGTAGAAGGAAGAGATGCAGGCACGGGAAAAGCAAACACTTCATGCCCGAGTGATCAACTTCCTACAACGAATGTGACGCTCACTCGGGATTTTTATATGATGACTACAGAGGTGACTCAAACACTCTGGAAGGCAGTGATGAACAATACAAACCCGAGTTCTTTTCCTAACTGCGGTACTTGCCCCGTAGAGACTGTATCATGGACTGATGTCCATACCTTTATAGCTGCCTTAAATACTGCTACGGGAATGACCTTTCGTCTCCCTACGGAAGCAGAATGGGAATATGCCGCTCGAGGAGGACAAAACTTTCAATATGCAGGTTCGGATAATATAACCGATGTTAGCTGGTATGGAGTAAATAGTAGTAATACAACTCACCCTGTAGCTCAAAAAGTTCCTAATGGCTACGGACTCTACGATATGACCGGGAATGTATGGGAATGGTGCAGCGATTGGTATGGAGATTATAGCGGTAGTGCAGTGAGTGATCCTACTGGTCCTAGTTCGAGTTCGAGCCGGGTGATGCGCGGTGGGAGTTGGAATCGCGACGCCAGTAACTGCGCCGTTTCTGTTCGCTACTTCATCAGTCCTTCCTTCAGGAACTTCAATATTGGATTTCGACTTACCTATAGTTTATAG